A stretch of the Streptomyces sp. NBC_00078 genome encodes the following:
- a CDS encoding ABC transporter substrate-binding protein has translation MNRRTLLGGLFAAASVPALSACAGGVTSLDGRGGSAGGGGSSKGGVTIGTANFTENQVLGYLYAAVLQQAGVKVNVRPNLGTREIVIPALRSGDIDLLPEYQGALLNYLDPKATAAEEGAMQNALTLALPKGLQILPYGTAEDSDAFVVTRQTAKKYGLTSLADLKKQNGRLVVGAAPEVKKRHVGAVGLKGVYGVEFKEFKSLDSDGPLVKGALKKGDVDVANLFTTDTDIEANDWVVLSDPLNLIPSQHIVPLIADRKADDTVRKALARLGNVLTTAQLTELNRQVDKDKKDPEDVANAYAKQHGLAK, from the coding sequence ATGAACCGACGCACCCTCCTCGGCGGCCTCTTCGCAGCGGCCTCCGTCCCCGCCCTCTCCGCCTGCGCCGGCGGCGTCACCTCCCTCGACGGTCGGGGAGGCTCGGCCGGCGGCGGAGGCTCCAGCAAGGGCGGAGTCACCATCGGCACCGCCAACTTCACCGAGAACCAGGTGCTGGGCTACCTCTACGCCGCCGTTCTCCAGCAGGCCGGCGTGAAGGTGAACGTCCGCCCCAACCTCGGCACCCGCGAGATCGTGATCCCCGCCCTCAGGAGCGGCGACATCGACCTCCTGCCCGAGTACCAGGGCGCCCTCCTCAACTACCTCGACCCGAAGGCCACGGCCGCGGAGGAGGGCGCCATGCAGAACGCCCTCACCCTCGCGCTGCCGAAGGGCCTCCAGATCCTGCCGTACGGGACGGCCGAGGACTCCGACGCCTTCGTCGTCACCCGTCAGACGGCGAAGAAGTACGGCCTGACCTCCCTCGCCGACCTGAAGAAGCAGAACGGCAGGCTGGTCGTCGGCGCGGCCCCCGAGGTGAAGAAGCGCCACGTGGGCGCGGTCGGCCTGAAGGGGGTGTACGGCGTCGAGTTCAAGGAGTTCAAGTCGCTCGACTCCGACGGCCCGCTGGTCAAGGGAGCCCTGAAGAAGGGCGATGTGGACGTGGCGAACCTCTTCACCACCGACACCGACATCGAGGCCAACGACTGGGTGGTGCTGAGCGACCCCCTGAACCTGATCCCCAGCCAGCACATCGTGCCCCTCATCGCCGACCGCAAGGCCGACGACACGGTCCGCAAGGCCCTCGCCAGGCTCGGCAACGTCCTGACCACCGCCCAGCTCACCGAGCTGAACCGCCAGGTGGACAAGGACAAGAAGGACCCGGAGGACGTGGCGAACGCGTACGCGAAGCAGCACGGCCTCGCGAAGTGA
- a CDS encoding cystathionine beta-synthase — protein MQFHDSMISLVGNTPLVRLNSVTEGIRATVLAKVEYFNPGGSVKDRIALRMIEAAEESGALKPGGTIVEPTSGNTGVGLAIVAQQKGYKCIFVCPDKVSTDKINVLRAYGAEVVVCPTAVDPGHPDSYYNVSDRLVRETPGAWKPDQYSNPNNPLSHYHSTGPELWEQTAGKITHFVAGVGTGGTISGTGRYLKDASDGGVQVVGADPEGSVYSGGSGRPYLVEGVGEDFWPSAYDRTVADEIVAVSDKDSFQMTRRLAKEEGLLVGGSCGMAVVAALRVAERLDENGVVVVLLPDSGRGYLSKIFNDEWMADYGFLEDEGPSARVADVLNDKVHGAIPSLVHMHPDETVGEAIDVLREYGVSQMPIVKPGAGHPDVMAAEVVGSVVERELLDALFTKRASLEDPLEKHMSAPLPQVGSGEPVGDLMSVLGSADAAIVLVEGKPTGVISRQDLLAFLAKGEK, from the coding sequence GTGCAATTCCACGACTCGATGATCAGCCTCGTCGGCAACACCCCGCTGGTGAGGCTCAACAGCGTGACCGAGGGCATTCGGGCGACCGTCCTGGCCAAGGTCGAGTACTTCAACCCGGGCGGTTCCGTGAAGGACCGCATCGCCCTGCGCATGATCGAGGCGGCGGAGGAGAGCGGTGCGCTCAAGCCCGGTGGGACGATCGTGGAGCCGACCAGCGGGAACACCGGGGTCGGGCTGGCCATCGTGGCGCAGCAGAAGGGGTACAAGTGCATCTTCGTGTGCCCCGACAAGGTGAGCACCGACAAGATCAACGTGCTGAGGGCGTACGGGGCGGAGGTCGTGGTGTGCCCGACGGCCGTGGATCCCGGGCACCCCGACTCCTACTACAACGTCTCCGACCGGCTGGTGCGTGAGACGCCCGGCGCCTGGAAGCCCGACCAGTACTCCAACCCCAACAATCCCCTCTCCCACTACCACTCCACCGGCCCCGAGCTGTGGGAGCAGACGGCGGGGAAGATCACCCATTTCGTGGCGGGTGTGGGGACCGGCGGCACCATCTCCGGGACCGGGCGGTACCTGAAGGACGCCAGTGACGGCGGGGTGCAGGTCGTCGGCGCCGACCCCGAGGGCTCCGTGTACTCCGGCGGTTCCGGGCGGCCGTATCTGGTCGAGGGCGTCGGTGAGGACTTCTGGCCGAGCGCCTATGACCGGACGGTCGCCGACGAGATCGTCGCGGTGTCCGACAAGGACTCCTTCCAGATGACCCGGCGCCTGGCCAAGGAGGAGGGGCTGCTCGTCGGCGGCTCCTGCGGCATGGCCGTCGTGGCGGCCCTGCGGGTCGCCGAGCGGCTCGACGAGAACGGCGTCGTGGTGGTGCTGCTGCCGGACAGCGGACGCGGCTACCTCTCGAAGATCTTCAACGACGAATGGATGGCCGACTACGGCTTCCTGGAGGACGAGGGCCCCAGCGCCCGCGTCGCCGACGTGCTCAACGACAAGGTGCACGGCGCCATCCCGTCCCTCGTCCACATGCACCCGGACGAGACCGTCGGCGAGGCCATCGACGTGCTGCGCGAGTACGGCGTCTCGCAGATGCCGATCGTGAAGCCGGGCGCCGGCCACCCGGACGTCATGGCCGCCGAGGTCGTGGGCTCCGTGGTCGAACGGGAGCTGCTCGACGCCCTGTTCACCAAGCGGGCCTCCCTGGAGGACCCGCTGGAGAAGCACATGTCCGCCCCGCTGCCGCAGGTCGGTTCCGGTGAGCCGGTCGGCGACCTGATGTCGGTGCTGGGGTCGGCGGACGCGGCGATCGTCCTGGTCGAGGGCAAGCCGACCGGCGTGATCAGCCGACAGGACCTGCTGGCCTTCCTCGCCAAGGGCGAGAAGTAG
- a CDS encoding SGNH/GDSL hydrolase family protein: MTSMSRARVARRIAAGAAYGGGGIGLAGAAAMGLLLAEVRMARRHVGNGSSGRVPVADGLYGNSYATPDEPPLRLTMLGDSTAAGQGVHRAGQTPGALLASGLAAVAECQVELHNVALPGATSDDLDRQVALVLANPARVPDVCVIMIGANDVTHRMPPTRSVRHLSSTVRRLRTAGAEVVVATCPDLGTVERVQQPLRWLARRASRQLAAAQTIGAVEQGGRTVSLGDLLGPEFEANPRELFGPDNYHPSAEGYATAAMAVLPTVCAALGLWPAEEERPDVSRREGFLPVARAAAEAASEAGTEVTAAMPTGPRGPWALLKRRRRRRVAEPEPTGTSKPTSAPSRPSSL, encoded by the coding sequence ATGACGAGCATGTCGAGGGCGAGGGTGGCCCGGCGGATCGCGGCCGGAGCGGCATACGGCGGCGGCGGGATCGGCCTGGCGGGCGCGGCGGCCATGGGTCTGCTGCTGGCGGAGGTCCGGATGGCCAGGCGGCACGTGGGCAACGGCTCCAGCGGCCGGGTCCCGGTGGCGGACGGTCTCTACGGAAACTCGTACGCCACCCCCGACGAACCTCCCCTGCGCCTGACGATGCTCGGTGACTCCACGGCCGCGGGCCAGGGTGTCCACCGGGCGGGCCAGACTCCGGGCGCACTGCTGGCCTCGGGACTCGCGGCGGTGGCGGAGTGCCAGGTGGAACTGCACAACGTGGCCCTCCCGGGGGCCACGTCCGACGATCTGGACCGCCAGGTGGCCCTGGTCCTGGCGAACCCCGCCCGGGTGCCGGACGTCTGCGTGATCATGATCGGCGCGAACGACGTCACCCACCGCATGCCGCCCACCCGCTCGGTGCGCCATCTGTCGTCGACGGTGCGGAGGCTGCGTACGGCCGGCGCGGAGGTCGTCGTCGCCACCTGTCCCGACCTGGGCACGGTGGAGCGGGTGCAGCAGCCGCTCCGCTGGCTGGCCCGCCGGGCGTCCCGCCAGCTGGCCGCGGCCCAGACGATCGGCGCCGTGGAACAGGGCGGCCGCACGGTGTCGCTGGGTGACCTGTTGGGCCCCGAGTTCGAGGCGAACCCCCGCGAACTGTTCGGCCCCGACAACTACCACCCCTCGGCCGAGGGCTACGCGACCGCCGCGATGGCCGTCCTGCCCACCGTCTGCGCGGCCCTGGGTCTGTGGCCGGCGGAGGAGGAGCGCCCGGACGTCTCCCGCCGCGAGGGCTTCCTCCCGGTCGCCCGCGCGGCAGCGGAGGCCGCCTCGGAGGCAGGCACGGAGGTCACGGCGGCGATGCCGACGGGCCCCCGTGGCCCATGGGCCCTGCTCAAGCGGAGGCGCCGCCGCCGGGTGGCGGAGCCGGAGCCCACGGGCACGTCGAAACCCACGTCCGCCCCTTCCCGCCCGTCCAGCCTGTAA
- a CDS encoding acetyl-CoA C-acetyltransferase — MPEAVIVSTARSPIGRAFKGSLKDLRPDDLTATIIQAALAKVPELDPRDIEDLMLGCGLPGGEQGSNLGRIVAVQMGMDHLPGCTITRYCSSSLQTSRMALHAIKAGEGDVFISAGVEMVSRYVKGNSDSLPDTHNPLFAEAEARTEAVAQQEGTTWHDPREDGLVPDPYIAMGQTAENLARIKGVTRQDMDEFGVRSQNLAEEAIKNGFWEREITPVTLPDGTVVSKDDGPRAGVTLEGVQGLKPVFRPDGLVTAANCCPLNDGAAAVVIMSDTKARELGLTPLARIVSTGVSGLSPEIMGLGPVEASQQALRRAGLTIEDIDLVEINEAFAAQVIPSYRDLGIDLDKLNVNGGAIAVGHPFGMTGARITGTLINSLQFHDKQFGLETMCVGGGQGMAMVIERLS, encoded by the coding sequence ATGCCCGAAGCCGTGATCGTCTCGACCGCCCGCTCCCCCATCGGCCGCGCCTTCAAGGGCTCCCTCAAGGACCTGCGCCCCGATGACCTCACCGCCACGATCATCCAGGCGGCCCTGGCGAAGGTCCCCGAGCTGGACCCGAGGGACATCGAAGACCTGATGCTCGGCTGCGGCCTCCCCGGCGGCGAGCAGGGCAGCAACCTCGGCCGCATCGTCGCCGTGCAGATGGGAATGGACCACCTCCCCGGCTGCACGATCACCCGTTACTGCTCCTCGTCCCTGCAGACCTCCCGCATGGCCCTGCACGCCATCAAGGCCGGCGAGGGCGACGTCTTCATCTCGGCCGGTGTCGAGATGGTCTCCCGGTACGTCAAGGGCAACTCCGACAGCCTCCCCGACACGCACAACCCCCTCTTCGCCGAGGCCGAGGCCCGCACCGAGGCGGTCGCCCAGCAGGAGGGCACCACCTGGCACGACCCGCGCGAGGACGGCCTGGTCCCCGACCCGTACATCGCGATGGGCCAGACCGCGGAGAACCTCGCCCGCATCAAGGGCGTCACCCGCCAGGACATGGACGAGTTCGGTGTCCGCTCGCAGAACCTCGCCGAGGAAGCCATCAAGAACGGCTTCTGGGAGCGCGAGATCACCCCGGTGACACTTCCCGACGGCACGGTCGTCTCCAAGGACGACGGCCCGCGCGCCGGCGTCACCCTGGAGGGCGTCCAGGGCCTCAAGCCGGTCTTCCGCCCCGACGGCCTGGTCACCGCCGCCAACTGCTGCCCCCTGAACGACGGTGCGGCCGCGGTCGTCATCATGAGCGACACGAAGGCCCGCGAGCTGGGCCTCACCCCGCTGGCCCGCATCGTGTCGACCGGCGTCTCGGGCCTGTCCCCCGAGATCATGGGCCTCGGCCCGGTCGAGGCCTCGCAGCAGGCGCTGCGCCGGGCCGGCCTCACCATCGAGGACATCGACCTGGTCGAGATCAACGAGGCGTTCGCCGCCCAGGTGATCCCCTCCTACCGCGACCTCGGCATCGACCTCGACAAGCTGAACGTCAACGGCGGCGCCATCGCCGTCGGCCACCCCTTCGGCATGACGGGTGCCCGCATCACCGGCACGCTCATCAACTCACTCCAGTTCCACGACAAGCAGTTCGGCCTGGAGACGATGTGCGTCGGCGGCGGCCAGGGCATGGCGATGGTCATCGAGCGCCTGAGCTGA
- a CDS encoding DUF4287 domain-containing protein, which yields MSHVLSEETHRNMLARIPHCTGREVSDWLRTVEEGPALFRFEEKVSWLRHEHNLAYGHAKAIIHEYDLRRAARKLL from the coding sequence ATGTCCCACGTCCTCTCTGAGGAGACCCACCGCAACATGCTCGCCCGCATCCCCCACTGCACCGGTCGTGAAGTGTCCGACTGGCTGCGCACCGTCGAAGAAGGCCCCGCTCTCTTCCGCTTCGAGGAAAAGGTCAGCTGGCTCCGCCACGAGCACAACCTCGCGTACGGCCACGCGAAGGCGATCATTCACGAGTACGACCTGAGGAGGGCGGCGCGCAAACTGCTCTAG
- a CDS encoding Bax inhibitor-1/YccA family protein produces MRSRNPVFSRRGFSRDNGYAGFNAAPQAGGPAVGTQGNPYAQGNPYAQPAGNPYAQNPYAQQGLQQGAPPQAPATTGRMTMDDVVLRTATTLGTLIVTAALAWALLPVDDANISRSYGIGIGAALVGMVLAFVQSFKRKASPALILSYAAFEGVFLGVVSSIVDQRIASGAAMQAVIGTMAVFAGVLVAYKAGWIRVNRRFYGFVMAAAIGFVLLMMVNLLFAVFGGGDGLGFRSGPLGVFFGVVGILLGACFLALDFKQVEDGIAYGAPREEAWLAAFGLTLTLVWIYMEFLRIIAILNSND; encoded by the coding sequence ATGAGGAGCAGAAACCCGGTCTTCTCGCGACGGGGGTTCAGCCGCGACAACGGCTACGCGGGCTTCAACGCCGCGCCGCAGGCCGGGGGACCCGCCGTCGGCACGCAGGGCAACCCGTACGCGCAGGGCAATCCGTACGCCCAGCCGGCCGGCAACCCCTACGCGCAGAACCCTTACGCCCAGCAGGGCCTGCAGCAGGGTGCCCCGCCGCAGGCCCCGGCCACCACCGGCCGGATGACGATGGACGACGTCGTGCTGCGCACGGCGACGACGCTCGGCACCCTGATCGTCACGGCCGCGCTCGCCTGGGCGCTGCTGCCGGTCGACGACGCCAACATCAGCCGGTCCTACGGCATCGGCATCGGCGCCGCGCTGGTCGGCATGGTCCTCGCCTTCGTCCAGTCCTTCAAGCGCAAGGCCTCGCCGGCGCTGATCCTGTCGTACGCCGCGTTCGAGGGTGTCTTCCTCGGCGTGGTCTCCAGCATCGTCGACCAGCGCATCGCGAGCGGCGCGGCCATGCAGGCCGTGATCGGCACGATGGCGGTGTTCGCCGGCGTGCTGGTCGCCTACAAGGCGGGCTGGATCCGCGTCAACCGCCGGTTCTACGGCTTCGTGATGGCGGCCGCGATCGGCTTCGTGCTGCTGATGATGGTGAACCTGCTGTTCGCCGTCTTCGGCGGCGGTGACGGCCTCGGCTTCCGCAGCGGCCCGCTCGGCGTCTTCTTCGGCGTCGTCGGCATCCTGCTCGGCGCGTGCTTCCTCGCCCTGGACTTCAAGCAGGTCGAGGACGGCATCGCGTACGGCGCGCCCCGCGAGGAGGCGTGGCTGGCCGCCTTCGGCCTGACGCTGACGCTGGTGTGGATCTACATGGAGTTCCTGCGGATCATCGCGATCCTCAACAGCAACGACTAG